TTTAGATGGAGTGGTCGTCCTGCACGAAACTGTACATGAACTGCACCGGAAAAAAATgaacggtgtcattcttaaaattgATTTTGAGAAAGCCTATGACAAAGTTAAGTGGCCCTTCTTGTTGCAAACCTTACGCATGAAAGGGTTTTCACCAAAATGGTGCCGCTGGGTAGAGAGCTTTGTCTCTGGCGGTAGTGTGGCCATAAAAGTTAATGAAGACGTTGGCAACTATTTTCAGACAAGGAAGGGGCTTCGCCAAGGCGACCCCGCGTCTCCTATTCTGTTTAACATTGTGGCCGACATGCTAGCTACCCTAGTGGAGCGGGCCAAGCTGGATGGTCAAATTAGCGGGGTCATCCCACATCTAGTAGAAGATGGTCTATCCATTctacaatatgccgatgacacgatTCTTTTTATGGATCATGATCTTGATAAAGCAAGAAGTCTCAAGCTGCTCTTATGTGCCTTTGAGGAACTTTCTGGtctcaaaattaattttcataagagtgaACTTTTTTGCTTTGGAGATGCTGCAGAATCTGCACCCGAGTATGCCGACATTTTTGGATGCCAGCTCGGGCAGTTTCCGATTAGGTATCTGGGTATCCCCATACACTATCGGCGTTTAACTATCGCTGAGTGGAGGCATGTGGAAGAGAGACTTGAGAAACGTTTAGCCAGTTGGAAGGCCAAACTCTTGTCTTATGGGGGGCGATTGATCTTGATCAATTCTGTCCTAAGCAACATGGTTTTATACATGTTGTCATTCTTCCACCTGCCGAAAGGGGTTCTACAGCGTCTAGATTACTTTAGATCCAGATTTTTTTGGCAGTGTGATAACGAAACCAAGAAATATAGACTGGCTAGGTGGAGCGTATTATGCAGACCTAAAAGCCAAGGGGGCCTGGGAATCCAAGACCTTGAGATTAAAAATATCGCTCTTCTCAGCAAGTGGGTCTATAAATTACTCACTGAGAATGGAGTATGGCAGGAAATCATTCGCAACAAGTATGTGGGATCCAATGCCATTTCTCAAATTCATTGGAAACCTGGGGATTCACATTTTTGGAGTggtgtcatgaaggccaaggaattcttTTTCCAATTTGGGACCTTCTTGGTTAGGGACGGTGCTCAGGTTCGTTTCTGGGAAGATACCTGGCTAGGGAACACTCCCCTAATGGTGCAATATCCGAGCTTGTACCGGATCGTCCGACATAAATTTGTCACGATCAAACAAGTATTAGGACAGGAAAACCCCGATATTTCTTTCCGTAGGGATCTTTTGGGCACTCGTCTGACAGcatggaatgaattactcactcgcCTGGAGGACATTCAACTGTCAGATGATCCGGACACTTTTCGATGGAACTTGCATCAGAATGGCAAATtttcggtcaaatccatgtatgatgcaatggttcATTGTGATGTTCCTGTAGATAACAGGAAATTATGGAAGCTAAAAATTCCCCTAAGAGTGAAGATTTTCCTCTGGTTTCTTAACAAAGGAGTCATCCTAACTAGAGATAATCTGGCACGACGAAACTGGCATGGCTCcaagacatgtgtcttttgccaacatgacgagtcTATCAAACACCTATTTTTTGAGTGCAAGTTCGCTCGGGCAGTTTGGGCTACGGTCCAAGTAGCTTCGAATTTATATCCACCACGTAGTGCACGGAATATGTTCGGCAACTGGTTACGGGGTATAgataaacaattttctgcacatattcttgtgggagcggcggccttatgctgggcaatgtggcttaccaggaatgatgtggtttttaacaataaatgtgtctcatctcctatgcaggttattcatgtttgtacacgatggctccgtacttggtctatcctgcagaaGCCGGAAGACAGGGACatttttatgatggcgtctacacggctggagcgtacggccagggaggttttctacccccatggatggcggtgtgatttACGGATAGGATTTACCGCTCCTTAGGCTGGACACGATTTATTGCTTGGCATTGTatcaaattattttatttttagggtGCTCTGgattttttggctgtgtgcatctagctatgcagaggccgggctttCTTTTGACATGATTGTATCATCtcgatatatctattcaatgaaatgtcctttatcgaaaaaaaaaaATAATTCAGAACAGAGGTGGTACCTGATTGGGTTGATACACCGGCTTATATAAAATGAAAGTCACGCTGTTCCGGGGAACATAGGATCAGATGGCTGCAAATAAGTAGTGCCTTTAGATTAGCAGAGCACAGCAAGATGGATGGAGGGACACTAAATCAACAGTTCTTGAGAATCGCACATGCTGTATGGCCTTGGATGCTGTCAGTCTTAGGAAAGAAGCCTAAACCTTACAGATACAGATGCATTGGATGCACCGGCCAAAATCTGATGAGTGTAGAAAACAACTAGACAATATTAACTAAGCACCTGTTAGGTTGCACTCCAAAGGTCAAGTCAACATATTTACCCTTTTTCAATACAAATAGTAGTATATGATGATCTAATGGTAAATGAAAAGCACTGTCATTCATCTCAGTAAAGAAAGCCCAAGATGGCAAGTGGAAAGGAGAAAGCTCCCCGTAGACCAGACACCAAAAGGGGGTGAAAAGATGGACACTGTCAAAACCACCACTACCAGTTTAACAGCAGAGTAGGAAAAAAAGAAGAGTGGCCAGGGCAAGTGCAACAAGCCCAAATGACCCATCCCAGTCAAAAAGCACTGGCAGCTCGCACAGTGAAAGGATCGCCCACTAAAACACACTGTATCACACATCACAATGCACAAAAGTTGGCAAGCATTGCACAACTCCAAGTAGAATCCAGGCTCATGTATtacagcagcagtagcagtagctGAAAGTTGAGAGCATGAGCAATGGAGCATAGCAAATACAAAGCATAGAAGCAATAATGTCACACAGGCAGTGGCGCCCTTGACTGAGCAAGATGCCACTGCATATCAAGGGCACATGAATAGGCCACAGGTTTCAAGCATTGTCACCAGCCTTTTCACATACCATGAACCAGAAGGTAATAGACAGAAGTTACAGCACTTCAGGTGCAATGCAGCACAACACTGGAATGCAGATGGCACTGCAGCCCAGCCCACATTACAAGTTAAGCTGTGATACAATATCTAGCTAGCTCTACTACATTAGTCTGGCAACTGGTAACAGATGATAAGATCAGGCCCTAGAGGTGGTCATTACAGAATGAGCTGCTAACGGTTACATTGGAGTTTTGAGGGATTAGGGTGTAACTCAGCATTACTTCTGTATGTTACAAGACCATTGAGGCTACTACAGGCTAACCCTAATTCTTTTTACAACGGAAACAAAGCTAACACGGCGGTGCGCGCCTCTACCACGACGCTAAGGTGGAGGGAGCGGAGAGGTACATGGTGCTCTCCTTCCTGGAGAATTATCAGTCTAGCTTCACCCACTCGTATCGGCCTGGGAGAGGACAGTCGTTCACAGGATCAAAGTTGTACCTGAAGATTATTAAGCCATGAAACCATGTTGTTAGTGTTATAATCACACTTTTTATCAAGAGCAAAGGCGTGAACATATCACGTGTCAAAACCACATTGCACTCTGAGTTGGCATTCTTCACTGCGAAGATATTGAAAGATTTTTTTAATTAGACAAGGTTAACTGACTGAGAGAACCAAACAATGCCGTACTTGTCGATGAAGGCTTGCTGTTGCGGTTGCTCCGCAGCAGAGAAGAACTCATTCATCTCTGCTGAACATGGAATAATATGGCGCGCTGGAGCTTGCACCCTGCGATGGGAATTCGAGTGGCTTGGTCTTGTTGTGGATCCAGGAGTGCTTATCGTTCCCGAGTCCCTAATCAAGCTGCAGGGCGTCGTCTCCCTGGTACCCCTGCTAGCCACAAAACATACATACACACTCAATTTTTAGAAACAACCATAGAGAGGAAGTATAGCAAAAGGGGAAAAATCACCTGTAACTTAACAGGGTATGCAAAAAGAAGAACACATATCGATATCATCCGTGGTCGTAAGAAATAAGGAATCCCCCCCTTATGAGTATCCGGGGTTGTTTGGTTCTAACTAGGCCTAGCAATGCCACAATTTGCCACACATTTCTcaccaaacttgcctaaggttagttcaaaCAAATTGGAGCCACAAGTTGCCTAACCAAACAGCCCTTCAATCTATCTCATATGCCATATAAAGGCTAGCACACAACCAAAACACAAGGcccatgggaaacaaaaaaatggTTGGGGCTAGGTAACCCCCAAACTCTCAGTGTCACATGAGTAGGCCAGGTTCTCCCCCACCCAGCCAATAACTCCAGCCCCAGTATCCGAAGCTGCTGCCAAAGTTAGGCCGGCCACCAACAGTGGCCCAACAACACACACTGTCTCTGCACCTGGCTATTATGCTTGGGAGGGCCATGGATGATTTTTAGACACGCGCTGTTGAAATCACGCACATCCACCCTCCAAGTACTGTTTAGGACGTGCATGGGGAGCCCAGGAATGCAGACCCACCACTGTTCAGGACCATGATCCACTGATGCAGTAGTACCATCAGGCCATGGCTAGAGATGCAAACAGCTCCCAGTTGGTGCATGCCATCCCCACCACCACCAAGACACCTCCAAGCTGTGACATACCTGATGGTGCACCAAAGATGGCAACGAAAATGGCACAGCCTACTGCCTGTCAAGTATTGTttatctcccccctctctctctctctcctacctGCACCCATTGTCCCTTACAAACAAGTGCCCCCACAATGTGGTACTTTGGCTGATGGTGCAATGCAAGTAGCAAGAAATGGCGCTATCATAGCATAAACATGCAGGCTAAATGCGGATTTTGACCAGCTTAGGCAGGCGAAGATGCGTACCTACTGCTTACAAGATAATACAATCAAAACATTTGTTAGCTCCTGACAAATACTAAAATGTTTCTGGCCAAAAACTGCAGAAGCTATAGTCTAGCTTATCCTAAAGCGTTCTTGCTTTCCTAGCTTGTACACTAAAAACTGCACACAAATCTCTGGTACGGGGGGATGGGACGACCCCTCCTTTCACTTCAGCATTTAATGGTGGTGACAATTTGGGGCCATAGCCCAGGAAGAGGTTTTACCGCGACATGACATTTTTCTCACCTTCCAGAACCCAAAGAAGTGACAGGCTAGTAGTAGAGAACCCATCAAGAAATGAGGTCTGAGAAGGGTGGGTGCTTTTGTGGGGATATATGAGAGAAATTTCTTGCAAAAGGCCAGGGCTTTTGATTGCTAAAATATTGGGAGGTCCCTACCACCTCCATCACAACAAGCAAAGAAAAAACAGGGGAGAGCAAAGAAAAAACAGGGGAGAGGCCATGGGGAAATGGTGGAAAGAACAGGAGGGAAAGGAGGATGCTTTTTCCATCCCACTAACGAAAAGGGGGCCAAGGCTACTGGATGAAACCCCACTAAGAGAGGCCAAATACCACACTAGTGTTATAATTGAGCTTGAGTTTTGGGGGTGCAACAACTTCACTTGAACAAAATAGAAACATAGAAATAAATTGGGGGTTTCTTGAGATAAATTGGCCACCAGGCAAGCATTTCGCGGCTGCTTGGTACTAATTTCTTCAAAATAGGCTACTGAGAAGGGAAGTTTCTTGGAATAAATTTTTGGAATAGCTAAACCCATTACTAGCAACGGAGAGGGCCAGGAAATTATAACAGAGCAAAAAAGAATTCAACACTCACACTAGAGAAAagaaacaaggaaaaagcacaccGAAATTTAAGCAACAACAGAGAACTATTGCATCACTCAAATAGCGAAAGAAGAGTTAGCCAGGAAAAAAATCCCCAATAAAACAGCCAAGCTTAACAAAGATATTGGGGAAAATAGCATCCACACCAAATTCGAGCCCCGCACGCAGCACGGACAGAACAAGCCAAACTGACAAGGAAAAAAGAAACGAGCCGAAGCGTGAAATGGAacaagcaatccaaagcttctcgGTACGAcacaaaaccctaaaccctagcacGGTAATAATCCCCCCGCCGAGAAATAAAACCCCAGAACCGAAGAAAATCGCCGGCGCAGGAGAAGGCGGCTCACCTCCCCATGGCCTCCGACTCGAGCACGTTCTCCCCGAAGGACACCtcgtcggcctcggcctcggcctcgacacgctccgccgcggccgccctcctcctcgccggcggcggcggcaggggcagcTTCTCGAGCTTCCGGCTCCTGAGCTCCAGGTACTCCCCCTGGTCCTTGGCCCCCGGCGCCCCCTGCGGCTGCCTCTGCATCGCGAGCGCTCGCGCGCGGGTGCGGACACCCAGCGGCGCGGCGGCGACCTCCATGACGGCCACCTCGCCGGAGACCTTGGGCTTGCGCATGTACTTGCCCATGCGCGGGGCGGcccgggctagggtttggggccccGCTGGGTGCGCTTTGGCGGATTTAAGCGAGGGGCGGGTAAATTGGTAGGCGGAGCGGGGAGCGACGAGGCCCGGGAATAATGGGGGAGGGAGGGGAGGCAGGGGAGGCTTGGCTTGTAGAGGAAGAGCGGACGAGCGGGGTGGGGGATGGGTGGGTGTTGCTATTTACAGACGGAGGCTTAGGTAagagagaggggaggggcggcTTGCTTTCATTTGGATTTCCTTTTCGACGGAAATCTTATTTTTTATGGTTTCCAGGGAGAGAAAGTGGGACTTATTTTTCCTTTTTAATTTGCATTTTCATTTTTATGTGGGGCGCAGGATCTTCTGTGACAGTTTAGGATGGCGAGCTGTGTGCATTTGCTTGTTCACGGGGTTGCTGGGGTAGTGACGGGTGTTCGTGTATAGTACTCTCACTCCTGTCCCTTTTTTACTTTTTTCAGTACTGGAAAGAAATTCAACTTTCACAAGACAAAATAAATATGAAtttaattttcatattgtataaatttAGAATTGTATGCATTAATTTTTTCTAATATCAGTGTGGTTAAAATTTACAAAGTTTGACATCACATAAATCTTATATACGAAATAAAAGAAACCGGAGAGTGTGCTATGGCTGTTGAAGGGGTTATACTGGGATAAACCTACACACGCATATAGCCCAGCCTAAGGCCCAATACGAGTCGAAATACGGTCCAGAATACAATGGACCAAGGGGCTATCAACCACGCTCAATGAGGGTACAACCCAAGACATGAGATACCAGAGGGGATACCCGTCACGGTACCAAGTGTCTACGATCGAATTGCCACCTCTAACAGACATGACTCAAAAGTCGGGCGGCTACACTCTAGGATTTCATCCCTCCCCCACCAATGCAATTAATAGCGCGGTTACCCAACGGTAGAGTAATCCTGTTAAATATGACAATTGCCAAGGAGTATTGGTCACTAACAGTTGGTCATGCCTCATATCATCAATAGCATTTAATACCCTCCTATCTCACACTATATAAGCAGGGAGGAGAGCACCGGACTGAGGTTTCAAATCTCTCATATTGTACCTTACGCCAAGAGCTAAGAACACcacaagagtagggtattacctccaccagAGAGGGCGTGAACCTATATAAACCCTTGTGCATACTCCTACATGTACTGTTCGGTACATAAGATTGCCTCCACATACACAACACCGTAGTAGTGTCACTATTATATCGACGAATGTTGGCGCCAACCTTGGGGCAAGCATCTATTGACATCATGGTGCATATGGTTCCTTCATCAACTCCTACCGTCAGCATCCATTTCGGTGTCCTTGAGTTCACCATTGATTGCTCCGCGTGGCATCCTGGTGCCCCGTTGAATGGTGCTGACTGCCGACACGCGGGAGCATTCATTATCGAACCAATGACTCGGGCGTTTTGAGCCTCCAACTCTTGGTTTCGCATTAGCCAGCCGGCTTAGCACCACGACGCCGACAGAAGTGCTCGGGCAAGCCTCGTCAACAATTTCATCGTTCTGCAAGCCAGCTCGTCGAGATGATGGACACTAAATCATTGATCCTTCTGTTGGAGTTTGAGTCTTGGGAGGAAGATAGTTGTGAAACTCATGGTTCCATGGATGAATTCCTAATGGATGGCACACCGCCTCCCGAGTCAAGCCTACGAGGGGGGAACTGGTCGATCCATCAGCTACAATCGGCAATGTTGCGGCAGGTGACTTCATGCGACGAATAATATTCCACTTTGGTACTCCCCATGACATCATCACAAATAACGAGACAAACTTCTCTTCACATGAGTTCAAGGAGTTTTGTCGGTCTCGGGTACTCGGATGCACTTTCTTCTGTAGACATACAATCCAATGGTCTTGTCGAGCAAGCAAACAGTTTAatccttgtaggatcgaaagtaggtctagaggggggtgattagactacttgaccaaataaaaatctaaccttttcccaattttagttgtgggcagattttagcaattagcacaagtcaaccaatcaacctacacatgcaattctaagagtgtagcagtggaaagcaaaacattgcatatgaaggtaaagggaagggtttggagagtgcaaatgcaATGGAGGCACGGAGAtttttgcgtggttccgataggtggtgctatcgtacatccacgttgatggagacttcaacccacgaagggtaacggttgcgtgagtccacggagggctccacccacaaagggtccacgaagaagtaaccttgtctatcccaccatggccatcgcccacaaaggacttttCTCACTCGGGtacatcttcacgaagtaggcgatctccttgcccttacaaacttcttggttcaactccacaatcttgtcggaggctcccaagcgacacctaaccaatctaggagacaccactccccaaaaggtaacaaatgttgtgttgatgatgaactccttgctcttgtgcttcaaataatagtctccccaacactcaactctctgtcatagatttggatatggtggaaagatgatttgagtggaaagcaacttggggaaggctagaaatcaagaatcttgtggtaggattagaatatcttgatctcaacacatgagtaggtggttctttctcagaaaatgtatgctggaagtgcgggcacgttctgatggctctctcacatatggagaagggggtggatggggtatatatagcctccacacaaaatccaaccgttacacacatttgacccaactcggtcaaaccaaatagaagaactcggtgagaccgatttagttcaaaatgtgaacgttaggaatctcggtgggaccgactggaacaactcggtgggaccgatgtgctaggctTAGGGCAAacatgaactcggtggcaccgattgcgtcaactcggttagaccgaagtgaagcaatagggCAACAGAGCGAATGTCacgcaaactcagtgggaccgattgcatgattcggtgagactgaaataatgcaacaagtcatagagcgtttgcaaggccatcttggtgagaccgagattcgtatcggtgtgaccgaactgtctagggtttctggcagtggctatgtcaaatgaattcggtggcgccagatagaaagaatcgatggggccgagtttgactttgggttttggacatatttggaatgagaaagtggttgagggctttggagcaatatcactaagcattttgagcaaacaagccattaagcaacacctcatccccttttaatagtattggctttcctatggactcaatgtgatcttagcattttgaaggggttccacatcctcttgtccattccacacaattgttgaacttgtctgaaatacactagataaaagcattagtccaataagagatatgttggcattaattaccaaaatcacccagggagcgcttgtgctttcaatctccccctttttggtaattgatgacaacatacatcgaAGCTTTAGGTAAAAGATAtaaagagtagcaagtaaagctttggagagacatgtaacatgcataagctccccctacatgtatgcaatcatgtgaagatagaatataagaacatgtgaatgcgtaatcatgacagagtaagcagagagttacatgtatcttggctatatgaatcagagcaaatgatgtggttAAGAAGTGTACCTCCATGTTTATGAAtccctcttgcaaacaatatgtacatcagcaagagatcatcatgcacatgagtgtgatgcatatacttaccttgtggtcttgagct
This DNA window, taken from Triticum aestivum cultivar Chinese Spring chromosome 1D, IWGSC CS RefSeq v2.1, whole genome shotgun sequence, encodes the following:
- the LOC123181010 gene encoding cyclin-dependent kinase inhibitor 4 isoform X1, giving the protein MGKYMRKPKVSGEVAVMEVAAAPLGVRTRARALAMQRQPQGAPGAKDQGEYLELRSRKLEKLPLPPPPARRRAAAAERVEAEAEADEVSFGENVLESEAMGSRGTRETTPCSLIRDSGTISTPGSTTRPSHSNSHRRVQAPARHIIPCSAEMNEFFSAAEQPQQQAFIDKYNFDPVNDCPLPGRYEWVKLD
- the LOC123181010 gene encoding cyclin-dependent kinase inhibitor 4 isoform X2; this encodes MGKYMRKPKVSGEVAVMEVAAAPLGVRTRARALAMQRQPQGAPGAKDQGEYLELRSRKLEKLPLPPPPARRRAAAAERVEAEAEADEVSFGENVLESEAMGRGTRETTPCSLIRDSGTISTPGSTTRPSHSNSHRRVQAPARHIIPCSAEMNEFFSAAEQPQQQAFIDKYNFDPVNDCPLPGRYEWVKLD